One genomic window of Cellulophaga sp. Hel_I_12 includes the following:
- a CDS encoding pyridoxamine 5'-phosphate oxidase family protein, protein MKNPIHELERSDCLSLLENNFMGRLGFIADNTPFILPTTYYYDADDDCILCYSSEGSKLDAMRKNNRVSFQVDDIKSIKEWQSVLLFGEFNELIAFEAKINLQKFVEGVQDTISKIQAKSPKFINDFMFRMSQEQMPIVYKIQLKNVTGKFRTS, encoded by the coding sequence ATGAAAAATCCAATACATGAATTAGAAAGAAGTGATTGTTTAAGCCTTTTGGAAAATAATTTTATGGGTCGTTTAGGTTTTATCGCTGATAACACTCCTTTTATTCTTCCTACCACCTATTATTATGATGCTGATGATGATTGTATTTTATGTTATTCCTCAGAAGGGAGTAAGCTAGATGCTATGCGAAAAAACAATAGGGTGTCTTTTCAGGTAGATGACATAAAAAGTATTAAAGAATGGCAATCTGTTTTGTTATTTGGAGAGTTTAACGAACTAATAGCTTTTGAGGCTAAAATAAACCTTCAGAAATTTGTTGAAGGCGTACAAGATACCATTAGCAAAATTCAAGCAAAAAGTCCCAAATTTATCAACGATTTTATGTTTCGAATGAGTCAAGAGCAAATGCCCATCGTTTACAAAATTCAATTAAAAAATGTTACTGGGAAGTTTAGAACTTCCTAA